A single Penaeus chinensis breed Huanghai No. 1 chromosome 7, ASM1920278v2, whole genome shotgun sequence DNA region contains:
- the LOC125026902 gene encoding uncharacterized protein LOC125026902 gives MVPQTATSPRETDKDVETTYRGARTTVRTNYGRTDEFTVGVGLHQGSVLSPFLFIVVMNVISENFRTSLLWEILFADDSAFVADSEEELQRRWLRWQIGMESEGLKGNTKKTEVMASNRRDVEVNIKDKDNARLKWQQPGTKIWTMGKKEKILEATEMRTLRRTKGVTLTEREISTDIRRALGVSDINEKVKEKE, from the exons atggtgcCTCAGACAGCAACAAGTCCCAGAGAAACTGATAAGGATGTTGAGACCACATATCGAGGAGCAAGGACCACCGTGAGAACAAACTATGGCAGAACAGACGAGTTCACGGTCGGAGTCGGTCTGCACCAAGGGTCTGTACTtagtcccttcctctttatcgtgGTAATGAACGTCATCAGTGAGAACTTCCGCACAAGCCTGCTATGGGAGATATTGTTTGCAGACGACTCAGCATTTGTGGCAGACAGTGAGGAAGAGCTGCAGAGAAGATGGCTGAGGTGGCAGATTGGAATGGAGAGCGAGGGTTTGAAGGGAAACACCAAGAAGACTGAAGTTATGGCAAGTAATAGGAGGGATGTGGAAGTGAACATCAAAGACAAGGACAATGCTAGACTCAAGTGGCAGCAGCCTGGAACAA AAATATGGacaatgggaaagaaggagaagatccTGGAAGCGACAGAAATGAGGACGTTGAGAAGAACCAAAGGCGTGACGCTGACAGAAAGGGAAATAAGTACTGACATCAGGAGAGCATTGGGAGTGAGTGACATCAACGAGAAggtcaaggagaaagaatga